Proteins co-encoded in one Capillibacterium thermochitinicola genomic window:
- a CDS encoding CBS domain-containing protein, whose product MKIKDIMTDEVATVSPETTVVEAARLMQKHDIGSLPVCDGPDLVGIVTDRDIVVRSVATGKDLATTPIREVMTQRVVTVSPETDVHQVATLMSNQQIRRLPVVDNNRLVGMVSLGDLATQAKTEVEIAKTLGEISEPAAPKQM is encoded by the coding sequence CTGAAAATTAAAGACATTATGACCGATGAAGTGGCGACGGTTAGTCCGGAGACGACGGTGGTCGAAGCAGCCCGTTTAATGCAGAAACACGATATTGGTTCGCTTCCGGTTTGCGACGGGCCGGATCTGGTCGGGATTGTGACCGACCGGGACATTGTGGTACGGAGCGTAGCCACTGGTAAAGATTTGGCGACGACACCGATCCGCGAGGTAATGACCCAGCGGGTGGTGACGGTTTCGCCGGAGACCGATGTTCACCAGGTGGCCACGTTAATGTCGAACCAACAGATCCGGCGGTTACCGGTGGTTGACAACAACCGCCTCGTCGGTATGGTCTCCCTGGGAGATCTGGCAACGCAGGCCAAGACGGAGGTTGAAATAGCGAAAACTTTGGGCGAGATTTCCGAACCGGCCGCACCGAAACAGATGTAA
- the glmM gene encoding phosphoglucosamine mutase: protein MGRFFGTDGVRGVANQDLTPELAFQLGRVGAYVLAKKKGRNAGNGRLVVGRDTRVSGEMLEAALVAGITSTGVQAELLGVLPTPGVAYLTRQLKADAGVMISASHNPVGDNGIKFFAEHGYKLDDDLEEEIESFLTSEERRKEIPRPVGLEVGRVLRRTAAVDEYVKFLVATAGRSFAGLTVVLDCAFGATYNTAPQVFTELGAKVIALHAEDDGSRINVRCGSTHPSILQEEVVRQGAQIGFAYDGDGDRVIAVDEKGELIDGDQIMGICGFQLLADGRLPEKTIAVTVYSNLGLLESFREAGGDVVVTENGDRKVLSAMLEKGLVLGGEQSGHIIFLEHNSTGDGILTSLQLMNAFLRSGQPASELKKKVRKFPQVLQNVPVTRKDEWKKNERINEVIAQFQQQLGEKGRIFVRASGTEPLIRVMVEGPDEEEIRKIVDGITDVIAEELA from the coding sequence ATGGGCCGATTTTTTGGGACCGATGGGGTACGTGGTGTGGCAAACCAGGATCTCACCCCGGAACTGGCTTTTCAGCTGGGACGGGTGGGGGCCTATGTCCTGGCGAAAAAAAAGGGGCGGAACGCCGGGAACGGCCGGCTGGTGGTTGGCCGGGATACCCGGGTCTCCGGGGAGATGTTGGAAGCGGCGTTAGTGGCCGGGATTACTTCCACCGGAGTCCAGGCTGAACTGTTGGGTGTACTTCCGACCCCCGGGGTTGCTTATTTGACCCGCCAGTTGAAGGCGGATGCCGGGGTGATGATCTCCGCCTCCCATAACCCGGTTGGTGACAACGGTATTAAGTTCTTTGCTGAACACGGGTATAAACTCGATGATGATCTTGAAGAGGAGATTGAAAGTTTTCTTACCTCTGAGGAACGGCGGAAAGAGATTCCACGTCCGGTTGGATTGGAGGTCGGACGGGTTTTACGGCGGACCGCGGCGGTGGATGAGTATGTGAAGTTTCTGGTGGCCACCGCCGGGCGGAGTTTTGCGGGTTTAACCGTCGTCCTTGACTGTGCGTTTGGCGCCACCTACAATACCGCACCCCAAGTCTTCACGGAACTCGGTGCCAAGGTCATTGCCCTTCATGCGGAGGACGACGGGTCGCGGATTAATGTCCGGTGCGGTTCGACCCATCCCAGCATTTTGCAGGAGGAAGTGGTCCGGCAGGGTGCCCAGATCGGCTTCGCCTACGACGGCGATGGGGACCGGGTGATTGCGGTCGATGAAAAGGGAGAGTTGATTGACGGAGACCAGATCATGGGGATCTGCGGTTTTCAACTTTTGGCCGACGGGCGTTTGCCCGAAAAGACGATTGCGGTTACGGTTTACAGCAATCTGGGCTTGCTTGAGTCCTTCCGGGAAGCGGGCGGTGACGTGGTGGTGACCGAGAACGGCGACCGGAAAGTCTTATCCGCCATGTTGGAAAAGGGTCTGGTTTTAGGCGGCGAACAGTCCGGACATATAATTTTTCTGGAGCATAACAGTACCGGTGACGGGATTCTCACCTCTTTACAGTTGATGAACGCCTTCCTCCGGTCCGGGCAGCCTGCTTCCGAGCTGAAAAAGAAGGTCCGGAAGTTCCCCCAGGTTTTACAGAATGTACCCGTAACCAGGAAAGACGAGTGGAAGAAAAACGAGCGGATCAATGAGGTAATCGCCCAATTCCAACAGCAATTGGGGGAGAAAGGCCGGATCTTTGTCCGGGCTTCCGGGACGGAACCCTTAATCCGGGTGATGGTGGAAGGCCCGGATGAGGAGGAGATCCGGAAGATCGTGGACGGGATTACCGATGTGATCGCGGAAGAGTTGGCGTGA
- a CDS encoding DJ-1/PfpI family protein: protein MKKKAVFIIAKQQFRDEEYQVPKDILLAAGIEVVTASTTTEEAVGKLGLKVKPDLLVGEIKPDDYEAIVFVGGGGASQYFADTAVHALARQFAEAGKVVAAICIAPVILARAGLLKGKRATVYPDGIPELEQGGAVYTGQSVERDGRIITGNGPAAAEAFGREIVDQISGDGKR from the coding sequence ATGAAAAAGAAAGCGGTTTTTATCATTGCCAAGCAGCAGTTCCGGGATGAAGAATACCAGGTGCCGAAGGATATTCTGTTAGCGGCCGGGATCGAAGTGGTGACTGCTTCCACCACCACGGAGGAGGCCGTCGGGAAATTAGGCCTCAAGGTCAAGCCCGACCTGCTGGTGGGGGAGATCAAGCCTGATGACTATGAAGCGATCGTTTTTGTTGGAGGTGGCGGCGCGTCCCAGTATTTTGCGGATACAGCGGTCCATGCCTTGGCCCGCCAGTTTGCCGAAGCCGGGAAAGTGGTGGCGGCGATTTGCATCGCCCCGGTGATCCTGGCCCGGGCCGGTCTGTTGAAAGGAAAACGGGCCACGGTCTACCCCGACGGAATTCCCGAATTGGAACAGGGGGGCGCCGTTTATACCGGCCAAAGTGTGGAAAGGGACGGCCGGATCATTACCGGCAACGGGCCGGCGGCGGCGGAGGCTTTCGGCCGGGAGATTGTTGACCAAATTAGTGGAGACGGGAAAAGGTAA